Proteins co-encoded in one Populus trichocarpa isolate Nisqually-1 chromosome 10, P.trichocarpa_v4.1, whole genome shotgun sequence genomic window:
- the LOC18102470 gene encoding probable glutathione S-transferase encodes MANTEQVKLLGFWASPFARRVEWALKLKGVDYEYIEEDIFNKSSLLMELNPVHKKVPVLVHGRKVIAESFVILEFIDETWKQCPLMPQDPYERAKTRFWAKFAEEKILDGAWIAMCSLGEEKEKAIKLAVEAIEKIEGELKGKHFFGGENIGYLDIAMGWMSYWLPVWEEVGSMKIVNPLQFPATTSWMNKFLDHPVIKENLPPRDKMIIYFQNRSTELASRPHDWFRT; translated from the exons ATGGCAAACACAGAGCAGGTGAAGCTTTTGGGGTTCTGGGCTAGCCCCTTCGCTCGCAGGGTAGAATGGGCTTTGAAGCTTAAGGGTGTCGATTATGAGTACATAGAGGAAGATATATTCAACAAGAGTTCTCTGCTCATGGAGCTCAATCCTGTCCATAAAAAAGTTCCGGTGCTTGTGCATGGCCGGAAAGTGATCGCCGAGTCATTTGTTATTCTTGAGTTTATCGATGAGACATGGAAACAATGTCCACTGATGCCTCAAGATCCTTACGAAAGAGCCAAGACACGGTTTTGGGCTAAATTTGCTGAAGAGAAG ATTCTGGATGGTGCATGGATTGCAATGTGCTCCCTGggagaggagaaggagaaggcaATAAAACTGGCCGTTGAAGCCATTGAAAAGATAGAGGGAGAGCTCAAAGGGAAGCATTTTTTTGGAGGAGAGAACATTGGCTACCTGGACATTGCAATGGGATGGATGTCTTACTGGCTGCCAGTGTGGGAAGAAGTTGGGTCCATGAAGATAGTAAATCCTCTGCAATTTCCAGCAACAACTTCATGGATGAACAAGTTTCTCGACCATCCTGTGATCAAGGAAAACTTACCACCTCGAGACAAGATGATCATTTATTTCCAGAATCGAAGCACAGAGCTTGCTTCCAGGCCTCATGACTGGTTTCGGACTTGA